In the Pseudomonadota bacterium genome, one interval contains:
- the kdpC gene encoding potassium-transporting ATPase subunit KdpC, with translation MKELVRSLLVLIVMSLLTGALYPLVVTGLAKAGFPRQARGSLLMTGDTIIGSAIIGQNFSSPRYFRGRPSAIEKAYDAGNSGGSNFGPSNAKFLEEVGRRVETVRKDNGLERTASVPADLVLASASGLDPHISVEAAMIQVKRVAKARGVPEPDVQVLVERFIEMPLFGFLGEKRINVLRLNLALDELSRRRIQSGESKPNKRG, from the coding sequence ATGAAAGAACTGGTACGTTCTCTGCTTGTCTTGATCGTCATGTCACTTTTAACAGGAGCACTGTATCCACTCGTTGTTACCGGCCTGGCAAAAGCGGGGTTCCCGCGTCAGGCGCGGGGAAGCCTTTTGATGACGGGTGACACAATCATTGGCTCAGCAATAATAGGACAAAATTTTTCAAGTCCCCGCTATTTTCGTGGGAGACCATCGGCCATCGAAAAGGCGTATGATGCCGGCAACTCCGGCGGCAGTAATTTCGGGCCATCCAATGCAAAATTCCTTGAAGAAGTTGGCAGGCGCGTTGAGACGGTTCGGAAGGATAACGGACTTGAGCGCACGGCATCTGTTCCGGCTGATCTGGTTCTTGCCTCGGCAAGCGGGCTTGACCCTCATATCAGCGTTGAGGCGGCAATGATACAGGTCAAACGCGTGGCAAAGGCCCGGGGGGTGCCTGAACCGGATGTGCAGGTTCTGGTGGAAAGGTTCATTGAAATGCCACTTTTTGGTTTCCTCGGCGAGAAGAGAATCAATGTGCTTCGGCTCAATCTCGCCCTCGATGAACTAAGCCGGCGGCGGATCCAGTCAGGAGAATCGAAACCTAACAAAAGGGGATGA
- a CDS encoding universal stress protein: MNMQNELVKPETNYPAASNGVWTSGAINKNGLKKILVPTDFSEYSDMALRAALEIAKQQSSSIYLLYVTKARQTTDEKERTQAQIDKFPDAESVEIIPDIRKGVHYEEILKMQAEREIDLIVIASQDTTKSLPFLREGMAGKVIKKAKCAVMVIGK; this comes from the coding sequence ATGAATATGCAGAATGAACTTGTTAAACCAGAAACGAACTACCCCGCGGCAAGCAACGGGGTATGGACCAGCGGGGCAATTAATAAAAACGGTTTAAAGAAAATTCTTGTTCCAACGGATTTTTCAGAATATTCCGACATGGCATTGCGGGCAGCGTTAGAGATTGCAAAACAACAGAGCTCCAGCATCTATCTTTTATACGTTACAAAGGCTCGGCAGACTACAGATGAAAAAGAAAGAACGCAAGCACAGATTGATAAATTCCCTGACGCAGAATCGGTGGAAATTATCCCGGACATCAGGAAGGGGGTCCATTATGAAGAAATTCTGAAGATGCAGGCAGAAAGAGAGATTGATTTGATTGTCATTGCCTCACAAGACACAACGAAGTCGTTGCCCTTTCTTAGGGAGGGTATGGCAGGAAAGGTGATAAAGAAGGCGAAATGCGCTGTCATGGTGATAGGAAAATAA